A genomic stretch from Algoriphagus halophilus includes:
- a CDS encoding glycoside hydrolase family protein, giving the protein MQSPKMFILLTFLALASFNCSYAQISIQGKPVHAKLENNGVSQFLDGPSVLKLENYFVWGGSVVKGKDGKYHMLFALWESGPETDVFSTSWLLESKIGYAVSSSPDQNFQFKGVVLKGARYDGNPDAWDAQGVHNPHVKEFEGSYYLYYIGGNDPGEETAPDVDKRNRVQQSQQMGVIQFDSFEDLLKGKFERPNEPLLSPRTRVKPDHVVNPSPAGTVAKPDNLIVVNPTVDFNPNTGEYLLFFKGNIYEPGWKGVHGVATGPTPMGPFKARDEVIFDIKMPDGSFTSSEDPYVWFSKKHQLFFAIVKDFTGQLTNGEKKSLAILHSKDGIQWTPNENPLFMKREVKLENGKVISLDRLERPQLLLNEEGIPLVLYCAAAVDPLGSKNDGSSFNIQIPLTIEN; this is encoded by the coding sequence ATGCAGTCCCCTAAAATGTTTATCCTTTTAACTTTCCTTGCCTTAGCTTCATTCAATTGCAGTTATGCCCAGATAAGTATACAAGGGAAGCCTGTCCATGCCAAACTTGAAAACAATGGGGTCAGTCAATTCTTAGATGGTCCCTCCGTTTTAAAACTGGAGAACTATTTTGTATGGGGAGGCTCTGTCGTGAAAGGAAAAGACGGGAAGTACCATATGCTTTTTGCTTTATGGGAAAGTGGACCGGAAACAGATGTCTTTTCTACAAGTTGGCTTTTGGAAAGTAAAATTGGATATGCGGTATCTAGCTCTCCTGATCAAAATTTTCAGTTTAAAGGAGTTGTTTTAAAAGGAGCAAGATATGATGGAAACCCAGATGCCTGGGATGCACAGGGAGTTCATAATCCGCATGTGAAAGAGTTTGAAGGAAGCTACTATCTTTACTATATAGGAGGAAATGATCCAGGAGAAGAAACTGCTCCAGATGTGGACAAGAGAAATAGAGTTCAACAAAGTCAACAGATGGGAGTGATTCAATTTGATTCCTTTGAAGACCTTCTGAAAGGAAAATTCGAACGCCCAAATGAACCCCTATTGAGTCCTAGAACCCGTGTCAAGCCGGATCATGTGGTCAACCCTTCCCCGGCTGGAACGGTTGCAAAGCCCGATAATCTCATTGTAGTAAACCCTACTGTAGACTTCAACCCGAACACCGGTGAGTACTTGTTATTTTTCAAAGGCAACATCTATGAGCCGGGATGGAAAGGTGTTCATGGGGTGGCGACTGGGCCTACTCCAATGGGTCCTTTTAAAGCCAGAGACGAAGTTATTTTTGATATCAAAATGCCTGATGGCAGCTTTACCAGTAGCGAAGATCCTTATGTATGGTTTTCCAAAAAGCATCAGCTATTCTTTGCAATCGTCAAGGATTTCACGGGTCAACTCACTAATGGAGAGAAAAAATCCTTAGCAATCCTCCACTCAAAAGATGGAATTCAATGGACTCCCAATGAAAATCCATTATTCATGAAAAGAGAAGTCAAACTGGAGAATGGAAAAGTCATTTCATTGGATAGATTAGAACGTCCACAACTCTTGTTAAATGAAGAAGGTATTCCATTGGTCTTGTATTGTGCAGCTGCTGTGGATCCTTTGGGATCTAAAAACGATGGAAGCTCTTTCAATATTCAAATACCACTAACCATCGAAAATTGA
- a CDS encoding RagB/SusD family nutrient uptake outer membrane protein: MAFITGMVGCSSFLEEEDPSNLTPESFYTIPDHAEAALASVYADTRFIGGGSGIFSSTWQLLEAPTGTSTTETAQNSDLNNLYGLIYDGRTQHIINWWNGMYKVIAQANLVLEKVPGITPMDEAQKAKILGEARFLRAWAYFYAVRLWGDVPLITAPQTASSEDFRPSPASQEEVYALIVEDLKAAEAAGLPWTDVSGRATLAATKSLLSKVYLTMAGFPLNKGASHYQLAAEKSKEVIDYANASPGMINLFATYPELHDENNDNRLEHIFMLQYNVVVAGNPMNNMFPNFKPVTFAGPSGTGSTVPTEEFYNSYEPGDIRAKNQKGFFYTTYYENGSGAEFDLGAPYIFKHFNQQALGTKDQPGNRANNLNVPLIRFAEVLLIYAEAQNEVSGPNALALESLKRIRDRAGLTTPSLGEFTPDSFRDAVLRERWHELCYEQITWFDMLRLRKVYNEATNGFDNFEGHVNPSSNQALQAKHYLMPYPLPEMQNNPNLTPQNPGY, from the coding sequence ATGGCATTCATCACTGGAATGGTAGGATGTTCAAGTTTTTTGGAAGAAGAAGATCCCTCAAACTTAACACCGGAAAGTTTTTATACCATTCCTGACCATGCTGAAGCAGCATTGGCATCTGTCTATGCAGATACCCGATTTATTGGAGGTGGTTCAGGTATATTTTCCTCTACCTGGCAATTGCTCGAAGCTCCAACAGGAACTTCTACCACTGAGACCGCTCAAAATTCAGATTTGAACAATTTGTATGGGTTGATTTATGATGGAAGAACTCAGCACATCATCAATTGGTGGAATGGGATGTACAAAGTCATCGCACAAGCCAATTTGGTATTGGAAAAAGTACCTGGTATCACACCAATGGATGAGGCTCAAAAAGCCAAAATATTGGGAGAAGCTAGGTTCCTTAGAGCCTGGGCCTACTTCTATGCGGTGAGACTATGGGGAGATGTTCCTTTGATTACCGCTCCTCAAACTGCGAGTTCGGAAGATTTCAGGCCATCTCCGGCAAGTCAGGAAGAGGTGTATGCCTTAATTGTGGAAGATTTAAAAGCAGCGGAAGCAGCAGGTTTACCTTGGACAGATGTTAGTGGAAGAGCTACTTTGGCTGCCACTAAGTCTCTACTTTCCAAAGTGTATTTGACCATGGCAGGATTTCCTTTAAATAAAGGAGCTTCTCATTATCAATTGGCAGCAGAAAAGTCGAAAGAAGTAATTGACTATGCCAATGCGAGTCCAGGGATGATCAATTTATTTGCTACTTATCCTGAGCTACATGATGAAAACAACGACAATAGATTGGAGCATATTTTTATGCTACAATACAATGTGGTGGTTGCCGGAAACCCAATGAATAACATGTTTCCGAACTTTAAACCAGTCACTTTTGCGGGACCTTCAGGGACAGGTAGTACAGTGCCAACAGAAGAATTCTACAATTCTTATGAGCCAGGGGATATTCGAGCCAAAAATCAAAAAGGGTTTTTCTATACCACTTACTATGAAAATGGTAGCGGTGCAGAATTCGATTTGGGAGCACCTTATATTTTCAAGCATTTCAATCAGCAGGCTTTGGGAACCAAAGATCAACCTGGGAATCGTGCGAACAATCTAAATGTACCTTTGATTCGCTTTGCAGAAGTGTTATTGATCTATGCTGAAGCTCAAAATGAAGTGAGTGGACCCAATGCATTGGCTTTGGAGAGTCTCAAAAGGATAAGAGATAGAGCTGGTTTAACTACTCCTTCTTTGGGCGAATTCACTCCGGATTCGTTTAGGGATGCCGTACTTAGAGAGCGTTGGCATGAGCTCTGCTATGAGCAAATTACCTGGTTTGACATGTTGCGTTTGCGCAAAGTGTACAATGAAGCGACCAATGGGTTTGATAATTTTGAGGGGCACGTTAACCCAAGTTCTAATCAAGCCTTACAGGCGAAGCATTATTTGATGCCATATCCGCTACCAGAAATGCAAAACAATCCAAATCTTACTCCTCAAAACCCGGGCTATTAA
- a CDS encoding sulfatase-like hydrolase/transferase, with amino-acid sequence MRLIKTSSLPFLFLFLLILPIIGTAQQRKPNVLFIFADDQRADALGINGNPYIQTPTIDQLGREGSRFSNAYVMGGVHGAICMSSRAMLFSGKNLYKVHDQLSGEHTMTMSFASAGYRTFGTGKWHNEKEMFEASFQEAKNVYLGGMADHYDLPLRDYGADGKLGEPTQKGYSTEQFAQAAVDFIKDHGKRNTDQPFFCYVAFTAPHDPYSPEANYINFYPDGTLPLPGNYMPYHPFEFDQLTVRDENLTGWPRKPEVIQMILSDYYALVTHLDTQIAKILNALKETGQYDNTIIVYAADNGLAAGSHGLLGKQSLYEHSSKVPLIIKGPGVPQDQELDAFAYIHDLYPTLADLAGIPDPQDIDGISLVPVIKGEQDGVRDALYTSYKHTVRAVRNKKYKLIRYPERDYTQLFDLENDPLEIHNLAELSEYQDKKAEMLQLMQQWQEAFQDKIKLTADVIKPMGYDPDTLVRTPDRWQPEYTLKRYFEVKDK; translated from the coding sequence ATGCGCTTAATCAAAACTTCTAGCCTTCCTTTTTTATTCCTGTTTTTGTTGATTCTTCCCATCATCGGAACTGCTCAACAACGTAAACCCAATGTTCTTTTCATTTTTGCTGATGATCAACGAGCAGATGCGTTGGGTATCAATGGGAACCCTTATATCCAAACCCCTACTATTGATCAGCTAGGGAGAGAAGGAAGCCGATTTTCCAACGCCTATGTCATGGGTGGTGTCCACGGTGCCATTTGCATGTCAAGTAGAGCCATGCTTTTCAGTGGCAAAAACTTATACAAAGTGCATGATCAGTTGAGTGGAGAACATACCATGACTATGAGCTTTGCGAGTGCCGGATATAGAACCTTTGGAACAGGTAAATGGCACAATGAAAAGGAGATGTTTGAGGCGAGTTTTCAAGAAGCCAAAAACGTTTACTTGGGAGGGATGGCCGATCATTATGATCTTCCATTGAGAGATTATGGAGCAGATGGTAAATTGGGTGAACCTACTCAAAAAGGCTATTCGACTGAGCAGTTTGCTCAAGCTGCTGTTGACTTTATTAAAGATCATGGGAAGAGAAATACGGATCAACCGTTCTTTTGCTATGTAGCTTTTACTGCACCTCATGACCCCTATTCCCCGGAGGCAAATTACATCAACTTTTATCCTGACGGAACACTCCCACTTCCAGGGAACTACATGCCTTATCACCCATTCGAATTCGATCAGTTGACTGTACGGGATGAAAATTTAACAGGATGGCCAAGAAAACCGGAAGTCATTCAAATGATTTTATCGGATTACTATGCCTTGGTAACCCATTTAGACACGCAAATTGCCAAAATCTTAAACGCACTGAAAGAAACGGGGCAGTACGATAATACCATTATTGTTTATGCTGCGGACAATGGATTGGCAGCAGGTAGCCACGGGCTATTGGGAAAGCAGAGTCTTTATGAGCATAGTTCCAAAGTTCCCTTGATCATCAAAGGCCCTGGAGTCCCCCAAGATCAAGAGTTGGATGCTTTTGCCTACATCCATGACTTATATCCTACCTTGGCTGACTTGGCAGGAATCCCTGATCCTCAAGACATCGATGGTATTAGCCTAGTTCCAGTCATCAAAGGCGAACAAGATGGAGTAAGAGATGCCCTTTACACTTCATATAAGCATACTGTAAGGGCGGTAAGAAATAAAAAATATAAGTTGATCAGATATCCTGAAAGAGATTATACGCAACTTTTTGATTTAGAAAATGATCCATTGGAAATCCACAACCTAGCGGAGCTTTCGGAGTATCAAGATAAAAAAGCTGAGATGCTTCAATTGATGCAACAATGGCAAGAAGCTTTCCAAGATAAGATCAAGCTTACTGCAGATGTCATCAAACCAATGGGTTATGACCCTGATACCTTGGTGAGAACGCCAGATAGATGGCAGCCAGAATATACTTTAAAACGATATTTTGAAGTGAAAGACAAGTGA
- a CDS encoding sulfatase, whose product MSLPLPFFCKSFLKNNSRFFWRSISFFILITIGFIELGLAQTKKKPNVLFIISDDLTTTALGAYGNPIAQTPAIDQLAKESMVFTKAYTQYPVCGPSRASFMFGYYPNATQTYGYVSGRENVGPERPSMAELFKQNGYYTARVSKIYHMGVPGDIEIGSDGKDDPASWTEKFNSQGPEWTAPGKAELVQNNPDGSIERKGGNVMTIVQADGDDLVHSDGKTAEKASELIRKHKEEPFFLAVGFVRPHVPFVAPVNYFTPFPYEGIKLPRQVENDWDDIPERGINYVTSVNAAMNEVQKQKAIAAYYASVSYMDAQVAKVLNTLKEEGLEDNTIVVFTSDHGFHLDEHEFWMKVSLHEESVLVPMMIKVPGMKPGQSDSFVELLDLYPTLADLAGLSYPKAIQGKNLKPVLQNPRKKVRDFAFSVTQGGKSFLIRTEDYAYIQYDEDAGSGIELYDMKRDPEQFTNLANSPEYLPVVKKMQSKLANKLKEVRENDLNINYQIQ is encoded by the coding sequence TACTATTTATCATTTCAGATGATTTGACTACAACTGCTTTGGGGGCTTATGGAAACCCGATTGCACAAACGCCTGCCATTGATCAATTGGCAAAGGAAAGCATGGTTTTCACCAAAGCTTACACCCAATATCCCGTATGCGGGCCCTCAAGAGCTTCTTTTATGTTTGGATATTATCCCAACGCCACCCAAACCTATGGTTATGTCAGTGGGAGGGAAAATGTAGGGCCAGAAAGACCTTCTATGGCCGAATTATTCAAACAAAACGGTTATTACACTGCTAGAGTAAGCAAAATCTACCACATGGGGGTACCGGGGGATATTGAAATAGGTTCAGATGGAAAAGACGATCCTGCTTCCTGGACTGAGAAATTCAATTCCCAGGGTCCAGAATGGACTGCTCCTGGAAAAGCGGAATTGGTTCAAAACAACCCAGATGGAAGCATTGAAAGAAAAGGTGGCAATGTCATGACCATTGTGCAAGCCGATGGAGATGATTTGGTCCACTCGGATGGTAAAACGGCAGAAAAAGCTTCGGAACTGATCAGAAAACACAAAGAAGAGCCTTTCTTTTTGGCAGTTGGTTTTGTCCGGCCCCACGTTCCTTTTGTAGCTCCAGTCAATTATTTCACTCCTTTTCCCTATGAGGGAATCAAGCTACCTAGGCAGGTAGAAAATGACTGGGATGATATCCCGGAACGAGGTATAAATTATGTCACCAGCGTCAATGCAGCAATGAATGAGGTGCAAAAGCAAAAAGCCATTGCGGCTTATTATGCCTCGGTATCTTATATGGATGCTCAAGTTGCAAAAGTATTGAACACCTTGAAAGAGGAAGGCTTGGAAGACAATACCATTGTGGTATTCACCTCTGATCATGGGTTTCATTTAGACGAACATGAATTTTGGATGAAGGTTAGCCTTCATGAAGAATCTGTTCTAGTCCCGATGATGATCAAGGTTCCGGGAATGAAACCCGGCCAATCGGATTCCTTTGTAGAGCTATTAGACCTGTACCCAACATTGGCAGATCTGGCGGGTCTTTCCTATCCTAAAGCAATCCAGGGAAAAAACCTGAAACCAGTACTCCAAAACCCAAGAAAAAAAGTGCGTGACTTTGCGTTTTCTGTCACTCAGGGTGGGAAATCATTTTTGATTCGTACCGAAGACTATGCATATATCCAATACGATGAGGATGCAGGGTCTGGTATAGAGTTGTACGATATGAAAAGAGACCCTGAGCAATTTACTAATCTGGCCAATTCACCAGAATATCTTCCTGTGGTCAAAAAAATGCAATCCAAATTAGCAAACAAACTAAAAGAGGTCCGAGAGAATGACCTGAATATCAATTACCAAATTCAATAA